In Halichondria panicea chromosome 9, odHalPani1.1, whole genome shotgun sequence, a genomic segment contains:
- the LOC135341221 gene encoding probable serine/threonine-protein kinase drkD, whose product MKKAFCGLVRVNERTLCCFGGLGIEGPTQPGSTFTTARLGDGSGWTNEFHFFDTQNGIWSSPELRGERLPPCRSFTFTMVDQHRAVLFGGYQSGHGRLNDVYLFDFRTMEVTEVKPVQGEPWPVRRAGYAACCLNYGQDHPQLLVYGGVDNDVKTLGDLWTLNVDTVQWTEVTPPESMTPRYYHSITATSLGPGLTEVLVFGGQRKWMGDAIAETTILRFELTGPSASVAGPSAGKWALVDVAHNDTRGSAQRLSEKRIRQATARASSVSETSDHSSQDRVRALEQQLRAAEQREHNTQRHHQLQLQEKDREITAQARELTEANRRHGDAEERAQLAEQREQATQLLLQVKDRELAEANRREADLSARITALERELEGKTKELAAHNTEVWRIPANRVIIGRRIGKGGWGEVLEGTVSVAVKRLHEEIALPIYIEKMEREMKLLAEVRHPNLVQFIGAIFDEPNQANRSPPLIITELLDMNLRQAYERNQLYPGNRLSIFMDIALALNYLHQRYDPIIHRDVSAPNVLLQRMPNHQWKGKVSDLGSANFLQHAHTMGEGAIIYSPPEVIPQAADPFNPPPRQSVKIDVYSYGIVLCEVTASRFPSADHYRDMILQVQREQPVMCELIVHCTKREPSHRPSMAQVMVELNKIAPF is encoded by the exons ATGAAAAAAGCTTTCTGTGGACTTGTCCGTGTGAATGAGAGAACTCTGTGCTGCTTTGGAGGACTCGGTATTGAGGGCCCCACACAACCAGGATCAACATTCACCACGGCTAGACTGGGTGATGGAAGTGGATGGACAAACGAGTTTCATTTCTTTGACACACAAAATG GTATCTGGTCGTCCCCtgagctcagaggagagagactTCCTCCCTGTAGGAGCTTCACCTTCACCATGGTGGACCAGCACAGGGCAGTCCTCTTTGGAGGGTACCAATCTGGCCATGGTAGGCTCAATGATGTCTACCTGTTTGACTTCAGGACCATG gaggtcactgaggtgaagccagtacagggagagCCATGGCCAGTGAGGAGGGCAGGCTatgctgcctgttgtctcaactatggccaggaccaccctcaactactggTGTACGGAGGAGTGGATAATGACGTCAAGACTCTGGGGGACTTGTGGACACTTAATGTTGACACTGTCCAGTGGACAGAG gtgacacctcctgagtcaatgacaccacgttactaccactccatcactgccaccagtctGGGACCAGGACTTACTGAGGTCCTCGTGTTTGGAGGCCAGCGGAAGTGGATGGGAGATGCCATTGCTGAGACCACCATACTGAGATTTG agttgactggaccctcagcatctgttgctggaccctcggctgggaagtgggctctcgtggatgtggcccacaacgacactagaggctccgcccagcgactgagtgagaagagaatcagacaagcaactgctcgtgcctcatcagtcagtgagaCCAGCGACCACTCCTCTCAAGACCGGGTGAGGGCTTTGGAACAACAGTTACGAGcagcagagcagagagagcacAACACTCAACGTCACCACCAACTACAGTTGCAAGAGAAAGATCGAGAAATAACTGCACAAGCTAGAGAATTAACGGAGGCCAACCGTCGTCATGGAGATGCGGAAGAAAGAGCACAGCTGGCAGAGCAAAGAGAGCAAGCTACACAATTACTTTTACAAGTGAAAGATCGAGAATTGGCTGAGGCCAACAGAAGAGAAGCTGACCTGTCTGCTCGAATCACAGCTCTAGAGAGGGAGTTGGAAGGCAAGACGAAAGAGTTGgctgcacacaacacagaggtgtgGAGGATTCCGGCCAACAGAGTGATCATTGGCAGGAGGATTGGCAAAGGAGGGTGGGGGGAGGtgctggagggaacagtgagcGTGGCTGTCAAGCGACTACACGAAGAAATTGCTCTTCCAATCTACATCGAGAAAATGGAGAGAGAAATGAAGCTATTGGCTGAAGTGCGACACCCAAACCTTGTGCAATTCATTGGTGCTATTTTTGATGAGCCAAACCAAGCCAATCGatcccctcctctcatcatCACCGAGCTTCTGGACATGAATCTCCGACAAGCGTACGAGAGGAATCAACTGTACCCAGGAAACCGCCTCTCGATCTTCATGGACATTGCCCTAGCTCTGAACTACCTGCACCAGCGCTACGATCCCATCATCCAccgtgatgtgagtgctccAAACGTCCTCCTCCAGCGAATGCCCAACCACCAGTGGAAGGGGAAGGTCTCTGACCTCGGGTCAGCCAACTTCCTGCAGCATGCTCATACAATGGGAGAGGGGGCCATAATCTACTCCCCTCCTGAAGTCATCCCTCAAGCCGCAGATCCGTTTAATCCACCTCCAAGACAGTCTGTCAAGatcgatgtgtacagctacggcATTGTCCTTTGTGAGGTGACTGCTAGTCGATTCCCAAGTGCTGATCATTATCGAGACATGATTCTCCAAGTACAGAGAGAGCAACCTGTTATGTGTGAGCTGATTGTCCACTGCACTAAGAGAGAGCCCAGCCATCGACCCAGCATGGCACAGGTGATGGTGGAACTGAACAAAATAGCACCCTTTTAA
- the LOC135340861 gene encoding uncharacterized protein LOC135340861 isoform X2 — MHDMCTDCGGSGIKVTHRPLGPVMMQQIQSVCTHCGGSGDYIRDKDKCKKCKGKCLVEINHKQENTAGDDHSDKLDHTDYRRVDCDLFVEKNISLREALCGFTYTLYPLDGRNVGVSRSPGAVLSPGVGVSPVHRTWPHQHWTQRQRKWI; from the exons ATGCATGACATGTGcacagactgtggggggtctggtaTCAAGGTGACCCACCGCCCACTCGGCCCTGTCATGATGCAGCAGATACAGAGCGTATGCAcacactgtggggggtctggtgATTACATAAGAGACAAGGACAAGTGCAAGAAATGCAAAGGAAAGTGTCTCGTGGaaatcaaccacaaacaagAG AACACTGCTGGTGACGACCATAGTGACAAG CTGGATCACACCGACTACAGGAGAGTCGACTGTGACCTGTTTGTGGAGAAGAACATCAGTTTAAGGGAGGCTTTGTGTGGCTTCACTTACACTCTGTACCCCCTGGACGGGAGGAacgtgggtgtgtccaggtcaCCAGGAGCAGTGCTGTCACCAG gagttgGAGTGTCTCCTGTCCACAGGACCTGGCCCCACCAGCACTGGACCCAGAGGCAGAGGAAGTGGATATGA
- the LOC135340861 gene encoding uncharacterized protein LOC135340861 isoform X1: MHDMCTDCGGSGIKVTHRPLGPVMMQQIQSVCTHCGGSGDYIRDKDKCKKCKGKCLVEINHKQENTAGDDHSDKQLDHTDYRRVDCDLFVEKNISLREALCGFTYTLYPLDGRNVGVSRSPGAVLSPGVGVSPVHRTWPHQHWTQRQRKWI, from the exons ATGCATGACATGTGcacagactgtggggggtctggtaTCAAGGTGACCCACCGCCCACTCGGCCCTGTCATGATGCAGCAGATACAGAGCGTATGCAcacactgtggggggtctggtgATTACATAAGAGACAAGGACAAGTGCAAGAAATGCAAAGGAAAGTGTCTCGTGGaaatcaaccacaaacaagAG AACACTGCTGGTGACGACCATAGTGACAAG CAGCTGGATCACACCGACTACAGGAGAGTCGACTGTGACCTGTTTGTGGAGAAGAACATCAGTTTAAGGGAGGCTTTGTGTGGCTTCACTTACACTCTGTACCCCCTGGACGGGAGGAacgtgggtgtgtccaggtcaCCAGGAGCAGTGCTGTCACCAG gagttgGAGTGTCTCCTGTCCACAGGACCTGGCCCCACCAGCACTGGACCCAGAGGCAGAGGAAGTGGATATGA